From the genome of Borrelia hispanica CRI:
ATTTTTGCTATATTTTATTTTAGCTATATATTTAACTATACCATTTATTATAAAGTGAGGTTAAAGGATTATGCAAAGTCTCAATGCTTTATTAGAACTTTTACTTAATATTGACGGGGGTAAATTGATTATTATTTCTCTATTCATTTTAGGTATGGGTTCATTATTTGTTTTTCTTCTTAAACCAAT
Proteins encoded in this window:
- a CDS encoding BlyA family holin, with translation MQSLNALLELLLNIDGGKLIIISLFILGMGSLFVFLLKPITKDIINILVTKFKSKDKGEDL